Proteins from a genomic interval of Zingiber officinale cultivar Zhangliang chromosome 1B, Zo_v1.1, whole genome shotgun sequence:
- the LOC122052646 gene encoding uncharacterized protein LOC122052646 yields the protein MLMDSEALKDFSFDKIGASESDEMEIIEMGSLIKLEEVASGGQEVCRRAPSIGCNYYPEGCDGAFIELIDGMEVCPATPSPDSESLDLSFSSDQSEEREAVSIAQTPLQNTFDPFAPAKEDLAVAPMKKTLKRIQIPHLRKLKFYEFLDSTRIECHVPEDGHLSELLSQSFFELIVSCQLQEISANNLLDHEQHSKYPNTPLSLPLLTGVAETCPPAPKREPARSTKLDPGICRQLDFPDDDMAG from the coding sequence ATGCTGATGGATTCTGAAGCACTCAAAGATTTCTCCTTTGACAAAATTGGAGCTTCTGAATCGGATGAAATGGAGATCATTGAGATGGGGTCTTTAATTAAGTTGGAAGAAGTGGCAAGTGGTGGGCAAGAAGTTTGCCGCCGTGCTCCCTCGATCGGGTGTAATTACTATCCTGAAGGTTGTGATGGTGCATTCATTGAACTCATTGATGGAATGGAAGTTTGTCCTGCAACCCCGTCTCCTGATAGTGAGAGTTTGGATCTTTCATTCTCTTCTGATCAATCTGAGGAACGTGAGGCCGTTTCCATTGCCCAAACCCCATTACAAAACACCTTCGATCCATTTGCTCCTGCCAAAGAAGATCTAGCTGTTGCCCCCATGAAGAAAACTCTGAAGAGAATTCAAATTCCTCACCTGCGGAAGCTGAAATTTTATGAATTTCTTGATTCCACTCGTATAGAATGCCATGTTCCTGAAGATGGTCACCTTTCAGAATTACTTTCTCAATCGTTCTTCGAACTAATTGTTTCGTGCCAGTTGCAGGAGATATCTGCAAACAATCTGTTGGATCATGAGCAACATTCCAAATATCCCAATACGCCACTGTCATTACCTTTACTAACAGGTGTTGCAGAGACATGCCCACCTGCTCCTAAGAGAGAACCGGCAAGATCAACAAAATTAGATCCCGGAATATGCCGACAGCTTGACTTCCCCGACGACGATATGGCTGGATGA
- the LOC122052651 gene encoding chaperonin CPN60-2, mitochondrial-like, with product MYRTVASLTSKARVSRGSSSRQIGSRLGSTRNYAAKDIRFGVDARALMLKGVEDLADAVKVTMGPKGRTVVIEQSYGAPKVTKDGVTVAKSIEFKDRIKNVGASLVKQVANSTNDVAGDGTTCATILTKAIFAEGCKSVAAGMNAMDLRRGITIAVDAVVTNLKARAKLISTSEEIAQVGTISANGEREIGELIAKAMEKVGREGVITVSDGKTLDDELEVVEGMKLDRGYISPYFITDQKNQKCELEDPLILIHEKKISNINGVVKALELALKRQRPLLIVAEDVESDALATLILNKLRAGIKVCAVKAPGFGENRKASLHDLATLTGGSVITEELGMNLEKVEFEMLGSCKKVTISKDDSVILHGSGDKQAIEERCQQIRSAIELSTSDYDKEKLQERLAKLSGGVAVLKIGGASEAEVGEKKDRVTDALNATKAAVEEGIVPGGGVALLYASKELDKLQTANFDQKIGVQIIQNALKAPAYIIASNAGVEGAVVVGKLLEQDNLDLGYDAAKGDYVDMVKAGIIDPLKVIRTALVDAASVSSLLTTTEAVVVELPKDENDSAAMGAGVGGMPY from the exons ATGTATCGCACCGTCGCCTCCCTTACCTCCAAAGCTCG GGTTTCTAGAGGTAGCAGCAGCCGGCAG ATTGGTAGTAGACTTGGATCGACTAGGAACTATGCTGCAAAGGATATCAGATTCGGAGTGGATGCACGTGCTTTGATGCTCAAGGGTGTGGAAGATCTTGCCGATGCGGTGAAGGTGACTATGGGCCCAAAG GGTCGAACTGTTGTTATTGAGCAAAGCTATGGCGCACCCAAAGTAACAAAGGATGGCGTAACGGTAGCAAAGAGTATCGAGTTCAAGGATAGAATAAAGAATGTGGGTGCCAGCCTTGTGAAGCAAGTTGCCAATTCAACTAATGATGTTGCTGGTGATG GGACAACCTGTGCTACGATCCTTACAAAAGCAATATTTGCTGAAGGATGCAAGTCAGTTGCAGCTGGAATGAATGCGATGGACTTGAGACGAGGCATCACCATTGCTGTTGATGCTGTTGTGACTAACTTGAAGGCCAGAGCAAAGTTGATTAGTACATCGGAGGAGATAGCCCAG GTTGGCACAATATCAGCTAATGGAGAAAGAGAAATTGGGGAACTAATTGCAAAAGCCATGGAGAAAGTTGGCAGAGAGGGAGTTATTACAGTCTCT GATGGTAAAACCCTAGATGACGAACTGGAAGTAGTTGAAGGAATGAAACTTGACAGAGGGTACATATCACCATATTTCATTACCGACCAGAAGAATCAAAAATGT gaacttGAAGATCCTCTTATTTTGATTCATGAAAAGAAGATCTCAAACATCAATGGCGTAGTCAAGGCATTAGAGTTGGCATTGAAG AGACAAAGACCTTTGCTAATTGTTGCTGAAGATGTAGAAAGTGACGCTCTTGCGACTTTGATTCTCAATAAGCTTCGTGCTGGAATTAAG GTCTGCGCTGTTAAGGCCCCTGGTTTTGGGGAGAACAGAAAGGCCAGTTTGCATGATCTTGCCACTCTCACAGGGGGATCT GTCATAACAGAAGAACTTGGCATGAACCTTGAGAAAGTGGAATTTGAAATGCTTGGATCATGCAAAAAG GTGACAATCTCAAAAGATGATTCTGTGATTCTGCATGGTTCTGGTGACAAACAGGCTATTGAAGAGAGATGCCAGCAG ATACGATCTGCCATTGAATTAAGCACATCTGATTATGACAAAGAAAAGTTGCAAGAGAGGTTGGCAAAACTTTCTGGTGGAGTTGCTGTTCTTAAG ATTGGAGGAGCTAGTGAAGCGGAAGTTGGTGAGAAAAAGGACAGGGTGACAGACGCTCTTAACGCAACAAAAGCTGCTGTTGAAGAAGGCATTGTGCCGG GTGGTGGCGTTGCGCTTCTTTATGCATCCAAGGAGCTGGATAAACTGCAGACGGCCAACTTCGACCAGAAGATTGGTGTCCAAATAATTCAAAACGCCTTAAAG GCCCCAGCATACATAATTGCTTCCAATGCTGGAGTAGAGGGAGCAGTGGTCGTTGGCAAGCTTTTGGAACAAGATAATCTCGACCTTGGTTATGATGCAGCCAAAG GGGATTACGTAGACATGGTGAAAGCAGGCATCATTGATCCCTTGAAGGTCATCAGAACTGCTTTGGTAGATGCTGCAAG CGTTTCTTCGTTGTTGACTACCACCGAAGCTGTAGTTGTTGAGCTACCAAAGGATGAGAATGATTCTGCTGCTATGGGCGCTGGCGTGGGGGGAATGCCATACTGA
- the LOC122052658 gene encoding CASP-like protein 5A1: MSVSRPAVHPVEAPPLTDAAENPPRVRMKDIQGMPGTPGGLALRLAQFVSAVTALGVMVAYTDFTSVTAFSYLVAAAVLQSLWSISLAFIDIYALLVKRSVRNPRALSLFTIGDGITSTLMFAAACASAGITVLIGNDLEACHRRQYCATFETATAMAFISWFAICPSFLLNFWSLASR, encoded by the exons ATGTCGGTGAGCCGACCGGCGGTGCACCCTGTGGAGGCGCCGCCTCTCACCGATGCGGCGGAGAACCCGCCGAGGGTGAGGATGAAAGACATCCAGGGCATGCCGGGGACTCCTGGCGGGCTCGCCCTGCGTTTGGCTCAGTTTGTATCCGCTGTTACTGCGCTTGGCGTCATGGTTGCCTACACCGATTTCACCTCTGTCACTGCCTTCAG CTATTTGGTTGCAGCAGCTGTCTTACAGAGCTTGTGGAGTATCTCGTTAGCTTTTATCGATATATATGCACTTCTAGTAAAACGCAGCGTACGGAATCCCCGTGCCCTGTCCTTGTTTACCATCGGAGATGGG ATCACTTCGACACTGATGTTTGCTGCTGCTTGTGCATCTGCTGGCATTACAGTGCTGATCGGTAATGATCTGGAAGCATGCCACAGGAGGCAATATTGTGCAACCTTTGAGACCGCCACAGCCATGGCCTTCATCAGTTGGTTTGCAATCTGCCCCTCGTTTCTCCTCAACTTTTGGTCCTTGGCATCTAGATGA